From one Luteolibacter sp. SL250 genomic stretch:
- the ribD gene encoding bifunctional diaminohydroxyphosphoribosylaminopyrimidine deaminase/5-amino-6-(5-phosphoribosylamino)uracil reductase RibD, which translates to MKSDAEWMELALAEARKGIGRTAPNPPVGSVIVKDDVLLGSGYHHAAGRPHAEREALADVFIRHGNAGARGATAYVTLEPCSTHGRTPPCTDGLIEAGISRVVYATVDRNPSHAGRADSILRDAGIEIASGILKEKADRILLPFFKVKETGLPWIIWKTAMSLDGRITRPPGEGQWLTGPDARLDVQKLRSTVDAILTTGETVRRDHPALTIRVPELLEGRTQPWRVIFTDHPSSLPVDAPLLSDEWRHRTLIRPRSGIAESLRALVRDQGVLSVMIEAGGVFSAAMIGEGLIDEAVIYYAPMLCGGPSPGLAGAGLEPSLKMKDVSFRQLGGDIRISGLVDR; encoded by the coding sequence ATGAAGTCCGACGCGGAATGGATGGAGCTAGCTCTGGCGGAAGCCCGAAAGGGCATCGGCCGGACGGCTCCGAATCCACCCGTCGGCTCCGTGATCGTGAAGGACGATGTGTTGCTCGGCAGTGGTTACCACCATGCGGCGGGCCGACCGCACGCGGAGCGCGAGGCGCTGGCGGATGTTTTCATACGCCATGGCAATGCCGGAGCACGCGGTGCCACGGCCTACGTGACGCTGGAGCCTTGCTCGACCCATGGCCGCACCCCGCCCTGCACGGACGGCCTCATCGAAGCCGGCATCTCCCGCGTGGTCTATGCCACCGTGGACCGCAACCCGTCCCATGCCGGACGCGCGGACAGCATCCTGCGGGACGCGGGAATCGAAATCGCCTCCGGCATCTTGAAGGAAAAGGCGGACAGGATCCTGCTGCCGTTTTTCAAGGTGAAGGAAACCGGCCTGCCCTGGATCATCTGGAAGACCGCGATGAGCCTGGACGGCCGCATCACCCGCCCTCCGGGTGAAGGTCAGTGGCTCACTGGTCCGGACGCCCGGCTGGATGTCCAGAAACTCCGCTCCACCGTGGACGCCATCCTCACCACCGGGGAAACCGTCCGCCGCGACCACCCCGCACTCACCATCCGTGTTCCGGAACTGCTGGAAGGCCGGACCCAGCCATGGCGCGTGATCTTCACCGACCACCCATCTTCCCTGCCCGTGGATGCCCCGCTGCTGTCCGATGAATGGCGGCACCGCACCCTCATCCGCCCCCGTTCCGGCATCGCGGAATCCCTGCGTGCCCTGGTGCGTGACCAAGGCGTGCTGAGCGTGATGATCGAGGCCGGCGGCGTGTTTTCCGCCGCGATGATCGGAGAGGGCCTCATCGACGAGGCCGTCATCTACTACGCGCCGATGCTCTGCGGTGGCCCGTCACCCGGGCTGGCAGGAGCGGGATTGGAACCGTCCCTCAAAATGAAAGATGTCTCCTTCCGGCAACTCGGAGGAGACATCAGGATATCGGGATTGGTGGACCGCTGA
- a CDS encoding mechanosensitive ion channel domain-containing protein, translating into MLLRTACLLFLLLVAPGVAQIPGIPTKSGGTAAAPKEETPEQIRDRLAEWQKEARASLARLEDPAAEAQLPKGIPASALADRRRDLDQMVRTIARTTGLLEQIPEAKATLKEAEAARLAWTGFPEAPPYSILKLDDLVNQREAAKEKDLTFKSSSSTFMRSLDGLEAETKAAEEEMRKAIALTEKEPADEAAKWRLDAARAKARFFSVRALFIRANLDLLSEQATASTSRLALLDRQISAVRTNVGFTDEDLETVRKASDERRAGIRKEITELSTRIRDASTAKNRTKAAFDQLNTESAQANPTPELGVASARLSAAETRLNTLQYISENLESFDALEAAIPSAYENRRVLLQSKDRTEREAAREALGSFLTRLKAWETVSGNEISALNADLSAQDSNASAIPPDDPRQPALADQRKVLWEKQAFLQRVAQTVITHRKNVSRWIEGFEDGQKAGGVLENLSDSGTSLWTLAKRLWSFEVMKFENVRDVAGVPIKETQAVSLGVILSALAFFVVAYMISSRISRRVQRVIVGRGHIAEAQANTLRNWMMIVVGVVLALTTLHFLRIPLTVFAFFGGALAIGLGFGTQTLIKNFISGIIVLFERKIRVGDIVDIGGLAGSISEINTRSSVLRGPDGRETLVPNSVFLENSVTNLTLSNRSSRRAVMIGVAYGSPVSQVITILTECAERHGLILKDPAPMVILQDFADNAILFRLYFWTAFDGKTNPEQVESDVRIMVQKRFEESDIDFPFPQRDLHLKSDVPLHVNVVRSPGEQPPPPKKAPLP; encoded by the coding sequence ATGCTGCTCCGAACTGCCTGCCTTCTCTTTCTTTTGCTTGTGGCGCCCGGCGTGGCGCAGATCCCGGGTATTCCCACCAAGAGCGGCGGCACCGCCGCAGCCCCCAAGGAAGAAACCCCCGAACAGATCCGGGACAGGCTGGCGGAGTGGCAGAAGGAAGCCAGGGCGTCCCTGGCCCGCCTTGAGGATCCCGCCGCGGAGGCCCAGCTTCCCAAAGGCATCCCCGCATCCGCACTGGCGGACCGCAGGCGGGACCTGGACCAGATGGTGCGGACCATCGCGCGGACCACCGGCCTGTTGGAGCAGATCCCGGAAGCCAAGGCCACGCTCAAGGAGGCGGAGGCGGCGCGGTTGGCGTGGACCGGCTTCCCCGAAGCTCCACCCTACTCAATCCTCAAGCTGGATGATCTGGTGAACCAGCGGGAGGCGGCGAAGGAAAAGGACCTCACTTTCAAGTCATCATCGTCCACCTTCATGCGCTCCCTGGATGGGCTGGAAGCGGAGACGAAGGCAGCGGAGGAGGAAATGCGGAAAGCCATCGCATTGACGGAAAAAGAACCGGCGGACGAAGCCGCGAAGTGGCGGCTGGATGCAGCCCGTGCGAAAGCCCGTTTCTTTTCCGTGCGCGCCTTGTTCATCCGCGCCAACCTGGATCTGCTCTCGGAACAAGCAACCGCTTCGACCTCACGGCTGGCGCTGCTGGACCGCCAGATCTCCGCCGTCCGCACGAACGTGGGATTCACGGATGAAGATCTCGAAACCGTCCGCAAGGCATCCGACGAACGGCGTGCCGGCATCCGCAAGGAGATCACCGAACTCAGCACCCGCATCCGGGATGCTTCCACCGCGAAGAACAGGACGAAGGCCGCCTTCGACCAGCTCAACACCGAAAGCGCTCAGGCAAATCCCACCCCGGAGCTGGGTGTCGCCTCCGCAAGGCTCTCCGCCGCAGAGACACGGCTGAACACCCTCCAATACATCTCTGAAAATCTGGAGTCCTTCGATGCGCTGGAAGCCGCCATCCCTTCCGCCTACGAAAACCGCCGGGTTCTGCTGCAGTCAAAGGACCGCACCGAACGGGAGGCCGCCCGGGAGGCACTGGGTTCATTCCTGACGCGGCTCAAAGCGTGGGAAACGGTGAGCGGGAACGAGATTTCCGCGCTGAATGCGGACCTCTCCGCCCAGGACTCGAATGCCTCCGCCATCCCTCCGGATGACCCCCGGCAGCCTGCTCTGGCGGACCAGCGCAAGGTACTCTGGGAGAAACAGGCGTTCCTGCAGCGTGTGGCACAGACCGTCATCACCCACCGCAAGAATGTCAGCAGATGGATCGAGGGATTCGAAGACGGGCAGAAGGCCGGAGGCGTGCTGGAGAACCTTTCGGATTCCGGGACTTCCCTGTGGACCCTGGCGAAGCGGCTCTGGTCGTTCGAGGTGATGAAGTTCGAGAACGTCCGCGATGTGGCCGGTGTTCCGATCAAGGAAACACAAGCCGTATCACTGGGCGTGATCCTCAGCGCACTGGCGTTCTTCGTCGTCGCATACATGATTTCCTCCAGGATCAGCCGGCGGGTGCAGCGGGTCATCGTCGGACGCGGCCACATCGCCGAAGCCCAGGCGAACACGCTTCGGAACTGGATGATGATCGTGGTCGGAGTGGTGTTGGCCCTCACCACGCTCCATTTCCTGCGGATCCCGCTCACGGTGTTCGCGTTCTTCGGTGGTGCCCTCGCCATCGGCCTCGGTTTCGGCACGCAGACCCTGATCAAGAATTTCATCAGCGGCATCATCGTGCTGTTCGAGCGGAAGATCCGGGTCGGGGATATCGTCGATATCGGCGGTCTTGCCGGTTCGATCTCGGAGATCAATACCAGATCATCCGTACTGCGGGGACCGGACGGTCGGGAAACGCTGGTCCCGAACTCGGTCTTCCTGGAGAACTCGGTGACCAATCTCACCCTCTCAAACCGCTCCAGCCGACGGGCCGTGATGATCGGAGTCGCCTATGGAAGTCCTGTTTCCCAGGTGATCACGATTCTCACGGAGTGCGCGGAAAGACACGGCCTGATCCTCAAGGACCCGGCTCCGATGGTCATCCTCCAGGACTTCGCGGACAATGCGATCTTGTTCAGACTGTATTTCTGGACGGCCTTCGACGGTAAAACCAATCCGGAGCAGGTGGAGAGCGATGTCCGCATCATGGTCCAGAAGCGCTTCGAGGAGAGCGACATCGACTTTCCGTTCCCGCAGAGGGATCTTCACCTGAAGTCGGACGTCCCACTGCACGTCAATGTGGTCCGTTCTCCCGGCGAACAACCTCCTCCGCCAAAGAAAGCCCCGCTCCCATGA
- a CDS encoding glycosyltransferase family 2 protein — protein MIQNRNPLPISVCMMCLNEGHRMESALQQIGEFAEWIVLDTGSSDDTVARAGQLGATVRTTRWAGYSETRREHFQMASQPWILWIDADEIVTPEIVDELRGLFANGAPDHAGYRISRVMYFESRWIRFGDWYPDRVTRLFRADSWSIEKKEVHESVRIDGTTGRLDSELPHFSYEGWKDRTLRIARYAQLWAAQESSAGRGCTLASAAARSCWRFFRNYILKGGVMGGVLGARIAGSCAKEVWLKYAALAPGRRAVGTHLQREA, from the coding sequence ATGATCCAAAACCGGAACCCGCTGCCCATCTCCGTGTGCATGATGTGCCTCAACGAAGGCCACCGCATGGAATCCGCCCTCCAGCAAATCGGTGAATTCGCCGAATGGATCGTCCTCGATACCGGCAGCAGCGACGACACCGTCGCCAGGGCCGGACAGCTCGGAGCGACCGTACGCACCACCCGTTGGGCGGGATACTCCGAAACCCGTAGGGAGCATTTCCAGATGGCCAGCCAGCCGTGGATCCTGTGGATCGACGCGGACGAAATCGTGACACCCGAAATCGTGGACGAACTGCGCGGCCTCTTTGCCAACGGCGCACCGGACCACGCGGGATACAGGATCAGCCGCGTGATGTATTTCGAGAGCCGGTGGATCCGGTTCGGCGACTGGTATCCGGACCGGGTGACCCGTTTGTTCCGGGCGGACTCCTGGTCGATCGAGAAAAAGGAAGTCCATGAGTCGGTCCGGATCGACGGGACGACCGGAAGATTGGATTCCGAGCTGCCGCATTTCTCTTACGAAGGCTGGAAGGACCGGACCCTCAGGATCGCCCGCTATGCGCAGCTCTGGGCGGCGCAGGAGAGTTCGGCAGGCCGGGGATGCACGCTGGCGTCCGCCGCCGCACGCTCCTGCTGGAGGTTTTTCCGCAACTACATCCTGAAAGGAGGGGTGATGGGTGGAGTGCTCGGCGCCAGGATCGCCGGTTCCTGCGCGAAGGAAGTCTGGCTGAAATACGCCGCACTCGCCCCCGGCCGACGTGCCGTCGGCACCCACCTGCAGCGAGAGGCGTGA
- a CDS encoding glycosyltransferase family 4 protein, giving the protein MDTIIHTEASHGWGGQEMRILTECRWFRAQGFRCLLLAKGDSPLAEHFRREGFDVLPVPFKRGSQLRDFMACLRIFRKLKPALVATHSNIDSRVALAAATAAGVKRRVRYRHVSIPVRTSPWNQVIYRRFATGVVTTSRSISDELYRGFKLRKDAIRSVPTGVVSSPKDHNAHDEIRSRLGLPRNARIICQVSILRSWKGHVHLLDAFGLAAAGRPDLHLVIVGDGNMGTELRKKAGAMEVSRRIHFTGHVEDPYPWFQAADIMTLASTGGEGVPQSALQAFACGKPFVGTTVGGIPDIVRHEVNGLLVPPADPQAMADAFARLLDDDRFAATLGMEAERTFDACGSVDHMGESLRRFLNL; this is encoded by the coding sequence ATGGACACCATCATCCATACCGAAGCCTCGCATGGCTGGGGCGGGCAGGAAATGCGGATCCTCACGGAGTGCCGGTGGTTCCGGGCCCAGGGCTTCCGGTGCCTGTTGCTGGCAAAAGGTGACTCGCCTCTGGCGGAGCATTTCCGGAGGGAAGGCTTCGACGTCTTGCCGGTTCCCTTCAAACGGGGCTCCCAACTCCGGGATTTCATGGCCTGCCTCCGGATCTTCCGGAAGCTGAAACCGGCCCTCGTGGCCACCCACTCGAACATCGACAGCCGGGTTGCCCTGGCTGCCGCCACCGCAGCCGGCGTGAAACGAAGGGTGCGCTACCGGCACGTGAGCATCCCCGTCCGGACATCCCCTTGGAACCAGGTGATCTACCGTCGCTTTGCCACGGGGGTGGTGACCACCTCCAGATCGATCTCCGACGAGCTTTACCGCGGCTTCAAACTCCGGAAAGACGCCATCCGCTCCGTCCCTACCGGGGTGGTATCCTCGCCGAAGGACCACAACGCACACGATGAGATCCGTTCCCGTCTCGGCCTGCCACGGAATGCGCGGATCATCTGCCAGGTTTCCATCCTCAGAAGTTGGAAAGGGCACGTCCATCTGCTGGATGCCTTCGGCCTGGCCGCCGCCGGGCGCCCGGATCTCCACCTCGTCATTGTCGGGGATGGCAACATGGGGACGGAACTCCGGAAAAAGGCAGGGGCCATGGAAGTCTCCCGCCGGATCCATTTCACCGGACATGTGGAGGATCCCTATCCATGGTTCCAGGCGGCGGACATCATGACCCTGGCCAGCACCGGTGGCGAAGGGGTTCCACAGTCCGCCCTGCAGGCATTCGCCTGTGGGAAGCCATTCGTCGGGACCACGGTGGGAGGCATTCCCGACATCGTCCGCCATGAAGTGAACGGCCTGCTTGTCCCTCCCGCCGATCCACAGGCCATGGCGGACGCGTTCGCCCGTTTGCTGGATGACGACCGGTTTGCGGCAACCCTCGGGATGGAAGCGGAACGCACGTTTGATGCCTGCGGTTCCGTTGATCACATGGGGGAGTCCCTGCGGAGATTCCTCAATCTATGA
- a CDS encoding glycosyltransferase family 4 protein: MRSCSAPPKLLIYRRGWSATGGAERYLRRFADGLESENIGVVILADQTWPAEAWNGHPIERIDGAPDPSGCLDGIRSRHPGAVLFSMERIPGADVFRAGDGVHAAWLERLDREEGTVRGIFRRSRPLHRGILAREAAMFGGPGLKIVANSGMVADELVRYHHIRREQIAVIPNGYDAPDIPAGERAVRRSAKRAGLGIPEDDVVFLFVGSGWKRKGAQTAIDAFLSLAKPGCHLVIAGKGRARRTAQPGIHLTGPVPDPTDLYLAADVFVLPTLYDPFSNACLEAAAFGLPVLTTDANGFAEVLRDHDGSGEVIPVPRTTHAWAEAMERWTEPGIREAARAPLSRIRGHHTVSRNVTATIEFIRTAIPEPATP; this comes from the coding sequence GTGAGAAGTTGCTCCGCACCCCCGAAGCTGTTGATCTACCGCCGCGGCTGGTCCGCCACCGGCGGCGCGGAGAGGTATCTCCGGAGATTCGCCGATGGACTGGAGTCGGAGAACATCGGGGTCGTTATCCTCGCTGACCAGACCTGGCCCGCGGAAGCATGGAATGGCCACCCCATCGAAAGGATCGATGGAGCACCGGACCCCTCCGGCTGCCTGGATGGCATCCGCTCCCGTCATCCCGGGGCGGTGTTGTTCTCCATGGAGAGGATTCCGGGGGCGGATGTCTTCCGGGCGGGTGACGGCGTCCACGCCGCATGGCTGGAACGGCTCGACCGGGAGGAAGGAACCGTCCGCGGCATCTTCCGCAGAAGCCGTCCGTTGCACCGTGGAATCCTCGCGCGGGAGGCCGCCATGTTCGGCGGCCCTGGCCTGAAGATCGTGGCGAACAGCGGCATGGTTGCGGACGAACTGGTCCGTTACCATCACATCCGCCGGGAACAGATCGCCGTGATTCCCAACGGCTACGACGCTCCTGACATCCCTGCCGGAGAACGGGCGGTCCGCCGTTCGGCGAAGCGGGCCGGGCTGGGAATCCCTGAGGATGATGTCGTCTTTCTCTTCGTCGGTTCCGGCTGGAAAAGGAAAGGCGCCCAGACCGCCATCGACGCCTTCCTGTCATTGGCGAAGCCCGGCTGCCATCTGGTCATCGCGGGCAAGGGACGGGCACGCCGCACCGCGCAACCTGGAATCCATCTGACCGGCCCCGTCCCGGACCCCACCGATCTCTATCTGGCCGCCGATGTTTTCGTACTGCCCACCCTTTACGATCCGTTTTCCAACGCCTGTCTGGAGGCCGCTGCCTTCGGCCTTCCGGTGCTGACGACCGATGCGAACGGCTTCGCGGAGGTACTCAGGGATCACGATGGCTCCGGTGAGGTCATCCCAGTCCCGCGGACGACCCATGCTTGGGCGGAGGCCATGGAACGCTGGACCGAACCTGGGATCAGGGAGGCGGCCCGTGCCCCGCTGTCCCGCATCCGCGGGCATCACACCGTTTCCCGGAACGTCACCGCGACCATCGAATTCATCCGAACCGCAATCCCCGAACCCGCCACGCCATGA
- the rsgA gene encoding ribosome small subunit-dependent GTPase A translates to MTLRDLGWNDELKAAFAPYRAKGWVPARLIRETPINYGAFLEDGDEIDVILCGRLWHEAQCDADLPAVGDWVAVEPGNENQDHVIRAMLPRRTCFSRKMPGNSSEAQVIGANVDIVAVVTDAGPDFNLRRMERYFSLIGKSGAKALVLVNKSDLFTKEENKRAAEEISALWDEADVHITSAIKGEGLKVLKKYLKKGVTMCVVGSSGVGKSTLVNQLYGEEWQWTGEVNETTGKGRHTTTSRELVPLDSGGMLIDNPGMREIQMWTDEQTLRESFADVDALTHDCKFADCSHRKDTGCAIRAAVDKGELDAGRYESFLNLETEIAALRKRAKKRQMAVERWAKRNNRVKARNLADRIQLEKDERGDI, encoded by the coding sequence ATGACCCTGCGTGACCTCGGTTGGAATGATGAACTGAAGGCGGCCTTCGCCCCCTACCGGGCGAAAGGCTGGGTGCCCGCACGCCTGATCCGGGAGACCCCCATCAACTATGGGGCCTTCCTCGAGGACGGCGATGAGATCGATGTGATCCTCTGCGGCCGCCTCTGGCATGAAGCGCAGTGCGACGCCGACCTGCCCGCCGTGGGTGACTGGGTGGCGGTGGAACCCGGCAACGAGAACCAGGACCATGTGATCCGCGCGATGCTGCCCCGCCGGACCTGCTTTTCCCGGAAGATGCCCGGCAACAGTTCCGAGGCGCAGGTCATCGGCGCGAACGTGGACATCGTCGCGGTGGTGACGGACGCCGGCCCGGACTTCAACCTGCGGCGGATGGAGCGGTATTTCTCGCTCATCGGCAAAAGCGGCGCGAAGGCGCTGGTGCTGGTGAACAAGTCCGACCTTTTCACCAAGGAGGAGAACAAGCGGGCCGCGGAGGAGATCTCCGCGCTGTGGGATGAGGCGGACGTTCACATCACCAGCGCCATCAAAGGGGAGGGCCTGAAGGTTCTCAAAAAGTATCTCAAGAAGGGCGTGACGATGTGCGTCGTCGGCTCGTCCGGCGTCGGGAAATCGACCCTGGTCAACCAACTCTATGGCGAAGAGTGGCAGTGGACCGGCGAGGTCAACGAGACCACCGGCAAGGGCCGCCACACCACCACCTCCCGCGAGTTGGTGCCGTTGGATTCCGGCGGCATGCTCATCGACAACCCGGGCATGCGGGAGATCCAGATGTGGACCGACGAGCAGACGCTGCGCGAAAGCTTCGCGGATGTGGATGCCCTCACGCACGACTGCAAATTCGCCGACTGCTCCCACCGCAAGGACACCGGCTGTGCCATCCGTGCCGCCGTGGACAAGGGTGAGCTGGATGCCGGGCGCTACGAGAGCTTCCTGAACCTCGAAACCGAGATCGCCGCACTCCGGAAGCGTGCGAAGAAACGCCAGATGGCCGTGGAACGATGGGCGAAGCGCAACAACCGGGTGAAGGCCCGCAACCTGGCCGACCGCATCCAACTGGAGAAAGACGAACGCGGCGACATCTGA
- a CDS encoding Glu/Leu/Phe/Val dehydrogenase translates to MREDLLKNPVFAMAAEQFDQVADFLNLTDDIRERCKWPKRLITVTVPIKRDDGRTEMFFGHRVQHHLTRGPVKGGLRYHPAVDLGEVAALAMWMNWKCALMDLPYGGGKGGITCDPRTMSEGELERLTRRYTMEMIPFIGPEVDVMAPDMGTNEKTMGWMTDTYSTHVGHLVPSIVTGKPLTLQGSAGRTQATGHGVAFLASGALNKLGMAVEGATAVVQGFGNVGSHAVFTLASYGVKILGISDVNGGIWNPGGIDVKALRAHYDEHRTLSGFAGADAIGGAEMLEQPCDVLAPCALDRVITGENAARLKCRILAEGANGPTTPDADRVIDARNDIFVIPDILCNAGGVTVSYFEWVQNLQRFQWTEREVITKLETLLHASFEKVTGFARRNGISHRMAAQAIAIKTVADAKAARGLFP, encoded by the coding sequence ATGAGGGAAGATCTTCTCAAGAATCCGGTGTTCGCCATGGCGGCGGAGCAGTTCGACCAGGTGGCCGATTTCCTGAACCTGACCGATGACATCCGGGAACGCTGCAAGTGGCCGAAACGCCTCATCACCGTGACCGTGCCGATCAAACGGGATGATGGACGGACGGAGATGTTCTTCGGCCACCGGGTGCAGCACCACCTGACCCGCGGCCCGGTGAAGGGCGGACTGCGCTACCATCCGGCGGTCGATCTCGGGGAGGTCGCCGCGCTGGCCATGTGGATGAACTGGAAGTGCGCGCTGATGGATCTGCCGTATGGCGGCGGAAAGGGCGGCATCACCTGTGATCCTCGGACCATGTCGGAGGGGGAGCTGGAGCGGCTCACGCGGCGCTACACCATGGAGATGATCCCGTTCATCGGCCCGGAGGTGGATGTGATGGCTCCGGACATGGGGACGAATGAGAAGACCATGGGCTGGATGACGGACACCTATTCCACCCACGTCGGCCACCTGGTTCCCTCGATCGTGACCGGAAAGCCGCTGACCCTCCAGGGATCGGCGGGACGCACGCAGGCGACGGGCCATGGTGTGGCCTTCCTCGCTTCCGGCGCGCTCAACAAGCTGGGCATGGCGGTGGAGGGTGCGACGGCGGTCGTCCAGGGGTTCGGCAACGTCGGTTCGCACGCGGTTTTCACGCTCGCCTCCTACGGGGTGAAGATCCTCGGTATCTCCGACGTGAACGGCGGGATCTGGAATCCGGGGGGCATCGATGTGAAAGCTCTCCGCGCTCACTACGATGAACATCGTACGTTGTCCGGATTTGCAGGGGCGGATGCCATCGGTGGGGCGGAGATGCTGGAGCAGCCGTGCGATGTGCTGGCGCCGTGCGCGCTCGACCGCGTGATCACCGGGGAGAATGCGGCCAGGCTGAAGTGCCGCATCCTCGCGGAAGGCGCCAACGGCCCGACGACCCCGGACGCGGACCGCGTCATCGACGCGAGGAATGACATCTTCGTGATCCCGGACATCCTGTGCAACGCGGGCGGCGTGACCGTGTCCTACTTCGAGTGGGTCCAGAACCTCCAGCGGTTCCAGTGGACGGAGCGCGAGGTGATCACGAAGCTGGAGACCCTGCTGCATGCCAGCTTCGAGAAAGTGACCGGATTTGCCCGGCGGAACGGCATCTCCCACCGCATGGCCGCGCAGGCCATCGCCATCAAGACGGTGGCGGACGCGAAGGCGGCGCGTGGTCTTTTTCCGTGA